One Arcobacter sp. F155 DNA window includes the following coding sequences:
- a CDS encoding response regulator transcription factor, with protein MITKVLYVEDNYDVSEIMKDMLGAFFEEVYVAKDGVEGLELYKKYEPELVISDVLMPRINGIELIKEIRKANENTKIILITADNDEEYYLEAKKLNVIGYFKKPFDFSELQNLFNKL; from the coding sequence ATGATAACAAAAGTATTGTATGTTGAAGACAACTATGATGTTTCTGAAATAATGAAAGATATGTTAGGTGCTTTTTTTGAAGAAGTTTATGTTGCTAAAGATGGGGTAGAGGGCTTAGAACTTTACAAAAAATATGAACCTGAACTGGTTATTAGTGATGTATTAATGCCTAGAATCAATGGAATTGAATTAATAAAAGAGATTCGTAAAGCTAATGAAAATACTAAAATAATACTAATAACAGCAGATAATGATGAAGAATATTATCTAGAAGCTAAAAAACTTAATGTAATAGGGTATTTTAAAAAACCTTTTGATTTTTCTGAACTTCAAAACCTTTTTAATAAACTATAG